One Candidatus Eisenbacteria bacterium DNA segment encodes these proteins:
- a CDS encoding NAD(P)/FAD-dependent oxidoreductase, with translation MTLQPIDREALRTKYREERDKRLRPDGNAQYVEPTGPFAHLVDDPFTPRVERKPCFDEVTVAFIGGGFAALCTGARLKQAGITDVRIIDGAGDVGGVWYWNRYPGAMCDTAAMVYLPLLEETGHTPTMKYVFAPEIFAHAQRIAKQFGLYENALLSTSVTRLEWDDAASRWVVHTDRGDRIRARFVAMGTGPLNRPKLPGIPGIETYGGHWFHTSRWDYPYTGGDPSGAPMTKLADKRVAIIGTGATAVQCIPPLGRDAKELFVFQRTPSSIDVRNNHPIDPAWFKALKPGWQQEWLTNFATLQTGGFADEDLVKDGWTDIAIRVRDRVVQDMGASGSILDMAAIQKAFEDSDDEKMTEIRARVDAIVKDPKTAAALKPWYRQLCKRPCFHDEYLQTYNRPNVHLVDTDGKGVERIDATGVWVAGVHYDVDCLVFASGFEFATDYSRRAGFETIGRGGRTLSADWADGMRTMHGMHVHGFPNLFIVGLGQNGNLISNITQNLDDAGKTIAAILRHALDVGAAEVEVTEAAENAWVDLIESSPQGFLGNPDCTPGYYNNEGGPIGRRERLNVGGYPLGPVAYFQYIDEWRRSGAFEGLTFRSEPAAAAAAS, from the coding sequence ATGACTCTCCAGCCGATCGACCGCGAAGCCCTGCGCACCAAGTACCGTGAGGAGCGCGACAAGCGCCTCCGGCCCGACGGGAACGCGCAGTACGTCGAGCCGACGGGCCCCTTCGCCCACCTCGTCGACGATCCGTTCACGCCCAGAGTCGAGCGGAAGCCCTGCTTCGACGAGGTCACGGTGGCCTTCATCGGCGGCGGCTTCGCGGCGCTGTGCACGGGCGCCCGGCTGAAGCAGGCCGGCATCACCGACGTCCGCATCATCGACGGCGCGGGCGACGTCGGCGGAGTCTGGTACTGGAACCGATACCCGGGGGCCATGTGCGACACGGCGGCGATGGTCTACCTGCCGCTCCTCGAAGAGACCGGGCACACGCCCACGATGAAGTACGTGTTCGCGCCCGAGATCTTCGCGCACGCGCAGCGGATCGCGAAGCAGTTCGGCCTCTACGAGAATGCGCTCCTCTCGACGTCGGTGACGCGCCTCGAGTGGGACGACGCCGCGTCCCGCTGGGTCGTCCATACGGACCGCGGCGATCGGATCCGCGCGCGCTTCGTCGCCATGGGCACGGGGCCGCTCAACCGGCCGAAGCTGCCCGGCATCCCCGGCATCGAGACGTACGGCGGCCACTGGTTCCATACCTCGCGCTGGGACTACCCCTACACCGGCGGCGATCCGTCCGGTGCGCCGATGACGAAGCTCGCCGACAAGCGCGTCGCCATCATCGGCACGGGCGCCACGGCGGTGCAGTGCATCCCCCCGCTCGGGCGCGACGCGAAGGAGCTCTTCGTCTTCCAGCGCACGCCGTCGTCGATCGACGTCCGCAACAACCACCCGATCGATCCGGCATGGTTCAAGGCGCTGAAGCCCGGGTGGCAGCAGGAGTGGCTCACCAACTTCGCCACCCTGCAGACCGGCGGCTTCGCCGACGAGGACCTCGTGAAGGACGGGTGGACCGACATCGCCATCCGGGTCCGCGACCGCGTCGTCCAGGACATGGGCGCCAGCGGCAGCATCCTCGACATGGCGGCGATCCAGAAGGCGTTCGAGGACAGCGACGACGAAAAGATGACCGAGATCCGTGCGCGGGTCGACGCCATCGTGAAAGACCCGAAGACGGCGGCCGCGCTCAAGCCGTGGTACCGGCAGCTCTGCAAGCGCCCGTGCTTCCACGACGAGTACCTGCAGACCTACAACCGCCCGAACGTCCACCTGGTCGACACCGACGGCAAGGGCGTCGAGCGCATCGACGCGACCGGCGTGTGGGTCGCCGGCGTTCACTACGACGTCGACTGTCTCGTCTTCGCGTCGGGCTTCGAGTTCGCGACCGACTACTCCCGCCGCGCGGGTTTCGAGACGATCGGCCGCGGCGGCCGTACGCTGTCGGCGGACTGGGCCGACGGCATGCGCACGATGCACGGCATGCACGTGCACGGCTTCCCGAACCTCTTCATCGTCGGGCTGGGGCAGAACGGCAACCTCATCTCGAACATCACGCAGAACCTGGACGACGCCGGCAAGACGATCGCCGCGATCCTCCGCCACGCGCTCGACGTCGGCGCCGCGGAGGTGGAGGTCACCGAAGCCGCGGAGAACGCCTGGGTCGACCTCATCGAGAGCAGCCCGCAGGGCTTCCTCGGCAATCCGGACTGCACGCCCGGCTACTACAACAACGAGGGCGGGCCGATCGGCCGCCGCGAGCGGCTGAACGTGGGCGGGTACCCGCTCGGGCCGGTCGCCTACTTCCAGTACATCGACGAGTGGCGGCGGTCCGGCGCGTTCGAGGGCCTCACCTTCCGGAGCGAGCCGGCGGCGGCCGCCGCCGCGAGCTGA
- a CDS encoding tannase/feruloyl esterase family alpha/beta hydrolase, protein MRRRHFALAMAVIVATAGGARGSGSRAVRGCESLATESFADGSRITSAVVVPKAGPAPEYCKVTLVVPEQINVIVGLPTTTWNGRYLALGGGGMNGTVAAPLGSVIAGYAGSTTDTGHMGSPLSAEWAWSPTGLDTALIDDFAYRANHEMAVKTKALINLFYGQPPAFSYWNGCSSGGREGITEATRFPEDFDGIVAASPAINWTRFVPAEMWPPLVMHARKNYLPLCKQVAANAAVRRACDGTADGAKDGLMDARFCRFSARKLVGLPTPCGALTKADAAVLQQIWRGPRRANGKLLWYGLEPGTDLGTVPILTLAATVPGDATPFAIAEQWLRFFIHEDPTWDWHGETLDQLADDFDTSVREWRDVLATDDPDLSAFSARGGKIIIWHGLADQLIFPRGTIHYYKRVVARNGGLRRTAEFARLFLPPNSPHCSTGREGPYPVDPLSAVVKWREEGVAPATLDGAGTTTGNRTLTRKLCPYPQRMAYKGAGDVLAAESFTCRGPSRVMTAHP, encoded by the coding sequence GTGAGAAGACGCCACTTCGCTCTCGCGATGGCCGTGATCGTCGCCACGGCGGGCGGCGCTCGCGGCAGTGGATCGAGAGCGGTTCGAGGCTGCGAAAGCCTGGCCACGGAGAGCTTCGCGGACGGCAGCCGCATAACGAGCGCCGTCGTCGTTCCCAAGGCCGGTCCCGCACCCGAGTACTGCAAGGTGACGCTCGTCGTGCCCGAGCAGATCAACGTCATCGTGGGGCTTCCCACGACGACCTGGAACGGACGCTACCTCGCTCTTGGTGGTGGAGGCATGAACGGGACCGTGGCAGCGCCGCTCGGGTCGGTGATAGCCGGCTACGCAGGATCGACGACCGATACGGGGCACATGGGCAGCCCGCTGTCGGCCGAGTGGGCATGGTCGCCGACGGGGCTCGACACCGCGCTGATCGACGACTTCGCGTACCGCGCCAACCACGAGATGGCCGTCAAGACGAAGGCGCTCATCAATCTCTTCTACGGCCAGCCGCCGGCGTTCTCGTACTGGAACGGCTGCTCCAGCGGGGGCCGCGAGGGCATCACGGAGGCGACGCGCTTTCCCGAGGATTTCGACGGAATCGTGGCGGCGTCGCCGGCGATCAACTGGACCCGCTTCGTCCCCGCCGAGATGTGGCCGCCCCTCGTCATGCATGCTCGGAAGAACTACCTCCCACTGTGCAAGCAGGTGGCGGCCAACGCGGCGGTGCGCCGCGCGTGCGACGGGACGGCCGACGGTGCGAAGGACGGGCTGATGGACGCGCGCTTCTGCCGCTTTTCGGCGCGCAAGCTCGTCGGGTTGCCGACGCCGTGCGGTGCGCTCACCAAAGCCGACGCGGCGGTCCTGCAGCAGATCTGGCGAGGGCCGCGTCGCGCGAACGGGAAGCTTCTGTGGTACGGCCTCGAGCCGGGAACGGACCTGGGCACCGTGCCCATCCTGACGCTCGCGGCGACGGTGCCCGGCGATGCGACGCCGTTCGCGATCGCCGAGCAGTGGCTGCGGTTCTTCATCCACGAGGATCCGACCTGGGACTGGCACGGCGAGACGCTGGACCAGCTCGCCGATGATTTCGACACCTCGGTGAGGGAGTGGCGCGACGTGCTCGCGACGGATGATCCCGACCTCTCGGCGTTCAGCGCGCGCGGCGGCAAGATCATCATCTGGCATGGTCTCGCCGATCAGCTGATCTTTCCGCGCGGGACGATCCACTACTACAAGCGGGTCGTAGCGCGGAACGGTGGCCTTCGGCGCACGGCGGAGTTCGCGCGCCTGTTCCTTCCGCCGAACTCGCCGCATTGCTCCACCGGGCGCGAGGGGCCCTATCCCGTGGATCCGTTGAGCGCCGTCGTGAAGTGGCGTGAGGAAGGCGTGGCCCCGGCGACGCTCGACGGAGCGGGGACGACCACGGGCAACAGGACGCTCACGCGCAAGCTCTGCCCATACCCGCAACGGATGGCATACAAGGGCGCGGGCGACGTCCTCGCGGCGGAGAGCTTCACCTGCCGCGGGCCGTCTCGTGTGATGACGGCGCATCCATGA
- a CDS encoding retropepsin-like aspartic protease — MTRRHRHAFRATGCAVALLLASLAGRAGAAGREIALTRDGSMYRIPVTLNGRLVRPFIVDTGAGEVQVSSDVLRALFPRGAAPPVYLPDGTYRLADGRMVSNRRFLIHSLRIGDHEFRDVTASVGGPYAQLLLGQNVLDRLGTWSIDGRRSVLVLGERPSRRPGSECTDWRTAPDDCEVAVVRDFLRGVRPRHDVTTLKLLRSDGWEASVLADVVRDGRGRTARLCGPIDLRHRFTGWRVVAAPGLREVGPDVRCLP; from the coding sequence ATGACACGGCGTCATCGTCACGCCTTCCGCGCGACTGGATGTGCGGTGGCGCTCCTGCTGGCCAGCCTCGCCGGCCGAGCCGGCGCTGCCGGACGCGAGATCGCGCTCACGCGCGACGGGTCGATGTACCGGATACCCGTGACGCTCAACGGCCGGCTCGTCCGTCCGTTCATCGTCGACACCGGAGCCGGCGAGGTGCAGGTGTCGAGCGACGTGCTGCGAGCGCTGTTCCCTCGGGGCGCGGCGCCTCCGGTGTATCTTCCCGATGGCACGTATCGGCTCGCCGACGGCCGCATGGTCAGCAACAGGCGATTCCTGATCCACAGCCTGCGCATCGGCGATCATGAGTTTCGCGACGTGACGGCCTCCGTCGGTGGACCGTACGCGCAGCTGCTGCTCGGGCAGAACGTGCTCGACCGCCTGGGAACGTGGAGCATCGACGGCCGGCGGAGCGTGCTCGTGCTCGGCGAGCGTCCGAGCCGACGACCCGGTAGTGAGTGCACGGACTGGCGGACGGCGCCCGACGACTGCGAGGTGGCCGTCGTGCGGGACTTTCTTCGCGGCGTACGACCGCGACACGACGTGACGACGCTGAAGCTCCTTCGCAGCGACGGCTGGGAAGCATCGGTGCTGGCGGATGTCGTCAGGGACGGCCGCGGGAGAACGGCGCGCCTCTGCGGTCCCATCGATCTCCGCCACCGGTTCACGGGATGGCGGGTCGTCGCCGCTCCGGGGCTGCGCGAGGTCGGTCCGGACGTCCGGTGCCTTCCGTGA
- a CDS encoding adenylate/guanylate cyclase domain-containing protein, protein MDISDVKYARSGDLNIAYQRWGSGPDLIIIPGLLCNVELTWEHETYRRSREYMGKYVRVIEFDKRGMGSSDRFEATPTLEQRIDDIKAVMDAEQIERAHVLGLSEGGIMAQFFAAMFPERVDRLVLANSMVGLSARGDLRRHDDDPPMRQREVLDRFNRMIDGWGRAPEHMVDLFAPSRNDDPDFIRWVGRFQRQTCSRGDLRRQFDSILGLDANARLGDIRAPTLVLNVVGDRCIPPAFGRYLAEHIAGARYVQWPGEDHLCWIMPSWRELNDVWLEFVTGRAPVAQSERRFATVLFTDIVDSTARSAGVGDAAWREMLDRHDRIAWQMAGRHAGKLVKNTGDGLLMTFTTPSDAVACATELVSELKRIGLGIRAGLHAGEIVVREDGDVTGLAVNLAARVQQTAPGGVTWVSSTVRDLLLGGNWSFTERGEHALKGIDGAWRLYELAG, encoded by the coding sequence ATGGACATCTCCGACGTCAAATACGCGCGCAGCGGCGATCTCAACATCGCCTACCAGAGATGGGGCTCGGGTCCGGACCTGATCATCATTCCTGGGCTGCTCTGCAACGTCGAGCTCACCTGGGAGCACGAGACCTACCGCCGGAGCCGCGAGTACATGGGCAAGTACGTCCGGGTGATCGAGTTCGACAAGCGGGGCATGGGCAGCTCCGATCGCTTCGAGGCGACGCCGACCCTCGAGCAGCGGATCGACGACATCAAAGCCGTCATGGACGCCGAACAGATCGAGCGCGCGCACGTCCTCGGTCTCTCCGAAGGCGGGATCATGGCGCAGTTCTTCGCCGCCATGTTCCCGGAGCGAGTCGATCGCCTCGTTCTCGCGAACTCCATGGTCGGCCTCTCGGCGCGCGGCGACCTCCGGCGTCACGATGACGATCCGCCGATGCGCCAGCGGGAGGTGCTCGACCGCTTCAATCGTATGATCGACGGATGGGGGCGCGCGCCCGAGCACATGGTCGATCTCTTCGCCCCGAGCCGGAACGACGACCCGGACTTCATCCGGTGGGTCGGGCGCTTCCAGCGCCAGACGTGCAGCCGGGGGGACCTGCGACGTCAGTTCGACAGCATCCTCGGTCTCGACGCCAACGCCCGGCTCGGGGACATCCGGGCACCGACGCTGGTCTTGAACGTGGTCGGCGACCGGTGCATCCCCCCGGCGTTCGGCCGTTACCTGGCCGAGCACATCGCCGGGGCGCGGTATGTGCAGTGGCCGGGCGAGGATCACCTCTGCTGGATCATGCCGAGCTGGCGTGAGCTGAACGACGTCTGGCTCGAGTTCGTGACCGGCCGCGCCCCGGTGGCGCAGAGCGAGCGGCGGTTCGCGACCGTGCTCTTCACCGACATCGTGGACTCGACCGCGCGCTCGGCCGGGGTGGGCGACGCCGCCTGGCGCGAGATGCTCGACCGCCACGACCGCATCGCCTGGCAGATGGCGGGCCGTCACGCGGGGAAGCTGGTCAAGAACACGGGCGACGGGCTTCTCATGACCTTCACGACACCTTCGGACGCCGTGGCGTGCGCGACGGAGCTCGTGAGCGAGCTGAAGCGCATCGGCCTCGGGATACGAGCCGGCCTGCACGCGGGGGAGATCGTCGTGCGCGAGGACGGCGACGTGACCGGTCTCGCGGTGAACCTCGCGGCGCGCGTGCAGCAGACGGCCCCCGGTGGCGTGACCTGGGTCTCGTCGACCGTGCGCGATCTCCTCCTCGGCGGGAACTGGTCGTTCACCGAGCGGGGCGAGCACGCACTCAAGGGCATCGACGGTGCGTGGCGGCTCTACGAGCTGGCCGGGTAG
- a CDS encoding type VI secretion system tube protein Hcp — MRALHRTVASAMLLGLAGSAAAQTGSQINACVMTATGRVRIVDGAGGCKKKEQSLSWAAAGTPGETGPQGPPGTPGSNGPPPCHAIGRLTLAGIVGDGAGGSMVVDAYHVALEPAPVGGPPNVIDFTVTKPVDKASPAIAMDAVLGTPIATGTLEIFAADGVTVATTYTLGTVLISSFASGAPASCSIEIPTENVSLSFATIVIS; from the coding sequence GTGAGGGCCCTGCACCGCACGGTCGCGAGCGCCATGCTCCTGGGGCTCGCCGGCTCGGCCGCCGCGCAGACCGGGTCGCAGATCAACGCCTGCGTCATGACGGCGACCGGCCGCGTACGCATCGTGGATGGGGCGGGGGGCTGCAAGAAGAAGGAGCAGTCGCTCTCGTGGGCCGCGGCGGGCACGCCCGGCGAGACCGGGCCGCAAGGACCGCCCGGGACGCCCGGGTCGAACGGGCCGCCGCCCTGTCACGCGATCGGTCGGCTCACGCTCGCGGGAATCGTCGGCGACGGAGCCGGCGGCAGCATGGTCGTCGACGCCTATCACGTTGCGCTCGAGCCGGCTCCCGTCGGAGGGCCGCCGAACGTGATCGACTTCACGGTGACGAAACCGGTCGACAAGGCCTCGCCCGCGATCGCCATGGACGCGGTGCTGGGAACGCCGATTGCGACCGGCACGCTCGAGATCTTCGCCGCCGACGGCGTCACGGTCGCGACGACGTACACCCTGGGAACGGTCTTGATCTCGAGCTTCGCATCGGGTGCGCCGGCTTCGTGCTCGATCGAGATTCCGACCGAGAACGTGTCGCTCAGCTTCGCGACGATCGTGATCTCGTAG
- a CDS encoding L,D-transpeptidase, which translates to MPAPHGLVALLLAFAAGCGVAGPRPEPTPTTAKKDLYLLLRLDERRLYVVENDVKKPPQGYPVAIGQPRWPTPAGRFQVTELVENPDFLAFDFNNPNLPDRGRVPPGLNNPLGLRWIGFANAHGWQVGFHGTTKTSALGRAVSHGCVRMSNHDVVEVYDRVKLGTEVVVEQ; encoded by the coding sequence GTGCCGGCCCCGCATGGCCTAGTTGCCCTTCTCCTGGCGTTCGCCGCAGGCTGTGGGGTCGCCGGGCCGCGTCCCGAGCCGACGCCGACGACCGCGAAAAAGGACCTCTACCTTCTGCTGCGCCTCGACGAGCGGCGGCTCTACGTCGTGGAGAACGACGTCAAGAAGCCGCCGCAGGGGTATCCAGTCGCCATCGGGCAGCCGCGGTGGCCGACGCCAGCGGGACGGTTTCAGGTCACGGAACTGGTCGAGAATCCCGACTTCCTGGCGTTCGACTTCAACAACCCCAACTTGCCCGATCGCGGACGCGTTCCGCCGGGTCTCAACAACCCGCTCGGTCTTCGCTGGATAGGCTTCGCGAATGCGCACGGCTGGCAGGTCGGCTTCCACGGTACCACCAAGACCTCGGCGCTGGGACGAGCCGTGAGCCACGGCTGCGTGCGCATGTCGAACCACGATGTCGTCGAGGTCTACGACCGCGTCAAGCTCGGGACCGAAGTGGTCGTCGAGCAGTAG